Proteins from a single region of Enoplosus armatus isolate fEnoArm2 chromosome 6, fEnoArm2.hap1, whole genome shotgun sequence:
- the dyrk4 gene encoding dual specificity tyrosine-phosphorylation-regulated kinase 4: MWEDGTTPACCGFRLLHGCCWGRNRRVQPETSRPEAFPHPHRLPAEGNRLGTNRSCSQKFGPGVGTLPQLEPPVVQVVVSNAKNQHQQSDNILPQIANKGGQNHYQTHPDERSKPTQQFAMRLGAAMDKMSVSRNSKIFSNKLEKERSYEGQRLPMSPIEALKNFQERLTEFEQEEIMDYAEIWFLGLGSQKIEGSQGTPQNSGYDDEHGSYIRVLHDHIGYRFEVLEVIGKGSFGQVLKCLDHKTSELVAIKMIRNKKRFHQQALVELKILDVIKRKDKDNLHNVIHMKEYFYFRNHLCISFELLGVNLYELIKKNNFQGFSLALIRRFTHALLRCLQMLHREKIIHCDLKPENILLSQRGPGNIKVVDFGSSCYEQQRVYTYIQSRFYRSPEVILGHPYSMAIDMWSLGCILAELYTGYPLFPGESEVEQIACIMEVLGMPPNDFVQSASRRRLFFDSKGNPRNITNSKGKKRRPNSKELSAALKTNDALFLDFIKCCLTWDPTKRMTPDEGLQHEWILEGNFNKVRPRTRPTVKKASDSSTGKENSSDHSFRKQPNIKLAERFNSEGSTPDKLKRDGSATGTKMAPAERLRPIGASAEEEVCENEGKLSTDTKQQEGGGERSVHIIIKPKEEVGTERKDSQEACLPPII, from the exons ATGTGGGAAGACGGGACCACACCTGCCTGCTGTGGTTTTAGGCTCCTCCACGGCTGCTGCTGGGGCAGGAACAGGAGGGTCCAACCTGAG ACATCACGACCGGAGGCCTTCCCTCACCCTCATAGACTCCCAGCAGAAGGCAACCGTCTTGGAACAAACCGTTCCTGCTCACAG AAGTTTGGCCCTGGTGTAGGGACTTTGCCTCAGCTTGAGCCACCGGTGGTCCAGGTGGTGGTCAGCAATGCCAAAAACCAACACCAGCAGTCGGACAACATCCTGCCCCAAATTGCCAACAAAGGGGGCCAAAACCACTACCAGACACACCCA GACGAGAGGTCGAAGCCCACCCAGCAGTTCGCCATGCGGCTTGGTGCAGCAATGGATAAAATGTCAGTCTCCCGCAACAGCAAGATTTTCAGCAAcaagctggagaaagagaggtcATATGAGGGACAAAGGTTACCCATGTCCCCTATAG AGGCACTGAAGAACTTCCAGGAGCGGCTGACGGAGTTTGAGCAGGAGGAGATCATGGACTATGCAGAGATCTGGTTCCTGGGTCTGGGCTCACAGAAGATCGAGGGTTCCCAAGGCACACCACAGAACTCTGGATATGATGACGAGCATGGAAGCTACATCAGG GTGCTGCATGACCACATTGGCTACAGGTTTGAAGTGCTTGAAGTGATTGGGAAAGGCTCCTTTGGGCAGGTTCTGAAATGTCTGGACCACAAGACCAGTGAACTTGTTGCCATTAAGATGATACGCAATAAGAAAAG GTTTCATCAGCAAGCTCTGGTTGAGCTGAAGATCCTGGATGTAataaagaggaaagacaaagacaaccTCCACAACGTCATCCACATgaaggagtacttttacttcagaaATCACCTCTGCATCTCCTTTGAGCTCCTCGG gGTGAACTTGTACGAGctcatcaaaaaaaacaacttccagGGCTTCAGTCTCGCTCTCATCCGTCGGTTCACCCATGCTCTTCTCAGGTGCCTGCAGATGCTGCACAGGGAGAAGATTATCCACTGTGACCTCAAACCG GAGAACATCCTTCTGTCTCAGCGAGGGCCGGGGAACATCAAGGTGGTTGACTTTGGATCAAGCTGTTATGAACAACAAAGGG TGTACACCTACATCCAGAGTCGTTTCTACCGCTCTCCAGAGGTCATCCTGGGTCACCCCTACAGCATGGCCATTGACATGTGGAGTCTGGGTTGCATCCTTGCCGAACTCTATACAGGCTATCCTCTCTTCCCAGGAGAGAGCGAAGTGGAGCAGATAGCTTGCATAATGGAG GTTCTTGGAATGCCTCCAAACGATTTTGTTCAGTCAGCATCGAGGAGGAGGTTGTTCTTTG ACTCGAAAGGAAACCCCAGGAACATCACTAATAGcaaggggaagaagaggagacccAACTCCAAGGAGCTATCAGCTGCACTGAAAACTAATGATGCTTTGTTCTTAGACTTCATCAAATGCTGCCTCAC ttgggATCCAACCAAGCGTATGACTCCTGATGAGGGGTTACAGCATGAGTGGATCCTGGAGGGAAATTTCAACAAAGTCCGGCCAAGAACCCGGCCAACGGTGAAGAAGGCCTCAGACAGTTCGACCGGCAAAGAAAATAGCAGTGACCACAGTTTCCGCAAACAACCCAACATCAAGCTTG CAGAGAGGTTCAACTCAGAGGGCAGCACTCCTGACAAGCTGAAGAGAGACGGTTCAGCAACAGGAACAAAGATGGCCCCTGCCGAGCGTCTGCGGCCCATCGGGGCCTCAGCGGAGGAAGAGGTGTGTGAGAATGAGGGCAAGCTCTCCACGGATACCAAGCAGCaagaaggaggtggagagaggtcAGTTCACATTATCATCAAGCCTAAAGAGGAAGTAGGCACGGAGAGAAAAGATAGCCAGGAAGCGTGTTTGCCCCCTATCATCTAA